From Tripterygium wilfordii isolate XIE 37 chromosome 13, ASM1340144v1, whole genome shotgun sequence, the proteins below share one genomic window:
- the LOC120013888 gene encoding lysine--tRNA ligase, cytoplasmic-like isoform X1, protein MHRMEGSADEAAKGVTGLAMEASDSGQQMNKNALKKAEKNQKRGEQKRLKDEAKARKDAEKPSSQAHKSAAADDENMDPTQYFENRIKYLGTQKAEGKNPFPHKFFVTMSIVEYLEKYEGLSNGEHLEDISESLAGRIMSKRSSSSKLFFYDLHGGGAKVQVMADASKSGMDEAEFSKFHASVKRGDIVGVTGFPGKTKKGELSIFPKRFIVLSHCLHMMPRQKAAPALENANNNIKKMNAWVPGTTRNPVTYSLKDQETRYRQRYLDLMLNGEVRQIFKTRSKIISYVRRFLENLDFLEVETPMMNMIAGGAAARPFVTHHNELNMKLYMRIAPELYLKELVVGGLDRVYEIGKQFRNEGIDLTHNPEFTTCEFYMAFADYNDLMGLTEKMLNGMVKELTGGSKIKYHANGLDKDPIEIDFTPPFRRIDMIEDLEKEANLNIPKDLSSEEANMYLADACLKFDIKCPPPQTTTRLLDKLVGHFLEEKCVNPTFIINHPEIMSPLAKWHRDRPGLTERFELFINKHELCNAYTELNDPVVQRQRFAEQLKDRQSGDDEAMALDETFCTALEYGLPPTGGWGLGIDRLAMILTDSQNIKEVLLFPAMKPQDEPPAKGILLRPLI, encoded by the exons ATGCACAG GATGGAAGGCTCTGCAGATGAGGCTGCGAAAGGAGTTACTGGCTTAGCAATGGAAGCATCTGATTCGGGACAACAGATGAACAAGAA CGCACTCAAGAAGGCGGAGAAGAACCAGAAGAGGGGAGAGCAAAAGAGGCTCAAAGATGAGGCGAAGGCGAGAAAG GATGCTGAAAAACCCAGCTCTCAGGCTCATAAATCTGCTGCTGCTGATGACGAGAATATGGATCCAACG CAATACTTCGAGAACAGGATAAAGTATCTTGGAACTCAGAAGGCTGAAGGGAAGAATCCGTTTCCTCACAAATTCTTTGTTACAATGTCAATTGTAGAATACTTGGAAAAATATGAAGGCCTAAGTAATGGAGAGCATCTTGAGGATATCTCAGAATCTTTGGCTG GTCGAATTATGAGTAAAAGATCTTCCTCCTCAAAGCTGTTCTTTTATGATTTacatggtggaggtgctaaagTGCAAGTTATGGCTGATGCAAG CAAGTCAGGCATGGATGAAGCTGAATTTTCTAAGTTCCATGCCAGTGTCAAGCGTGGAGATATTGTTGGTGTTACTGGGTTTCCAG gaaaaactaaaaaaggGGAGCTAAGCATTTTCCCAAAAAGGTTCATAGTTTTATCCCATTGTCTCCACATGATGCCAAGGCAAAAAGCTGCTCCTGCGTTGGAGAATGCCAATAATAATATAAAG AAAATGAATGCGTGGGTCCCAGGAACTACCCGAAATCCTGTAACATATAGTTTAAAAGATCAG GAAACTAGATATCGTCAACGCTATCTGGACTTGATGTTGAATGGGGAAGTTCGACAAATATTCAAAACGAGATCAAAGATCATTTCATATGTTAGGAGATTTCTTGAAAACCTTGATTTTTTGGAG GTTGAGACACCTATGATGAACATGATTGCTGGTGGCGCTGCTGCCCGTCCTTTTGTGACACATCACAATGAGCTAAACATGAAGCTTTACATGCGTATTGCACCTGAACTCTATCTGAAGGAGCTTGTTGTTGGTGGACTAGACCGTGTGTATGAGATTGGAAAACAATTCAGAAATGAGGGAATTGATTTGACGCATAATCCAGAGTTCACCACTTGTGAGTTCTATATGGCTTTTGCAGACTACAATGACTTGATGGGTCTCACTGAGAAAATGTTAAATG GGATGGTTAAGGAGCTTACAGGCGGTTCTAAGATAAAATATCATGCAAATGGCCTTGACAAGGATCCAATTGAGATTGACTTCACTCCTCCATTCAG GAGGATTGATATGATAGAAGACTTGGAAAAAGAGGCCAATCTTAATATACCAAAGGACTTGTCAAGTGAGGAAGCTAACATGTATTTGGCAGATGCATGCTTGAAGTTTGATATCAAATGCCCCCCTCCTCAAACAACAACTCGTTTATTGGACAAA CTTGTTGGGCACTTTCTGGAAGAGAAGTGTGTTAACCCAACTTTCATCATTAACCATCCAGAAATAATGAGTCCTTTGGCAAAGTGGCATAGAGATAGACCTGGCCTCACTGAGCGTTTTGAATTGTTTATCAACAAACATGAG CTTTGCAATGCATACACTGAATTAAATGATCCTGTAGTTCAACGACAGCGATTTGCTGAACAACTTAAG GACCGACAATCTGGTGATGATGAAGCCATGGCTTTGGATGAAACATTCTGCACAGCTCTCGAGTATGGTTTGCCTCCAACTGGTGGGTGGGGATTGGGTATCGATCGTCTTGCCATGATATTGACTGATTCTCAGAATATCAAG GAAGTTCTCCTCTTTCCTGCTATGAAACCCCAAGATGAGCCACCTGCTAAAGGTATTTTGTTACGGCCTTTAATATGA
- the LOC120013888 gene encoding lysine--tRNA ligase, cytoplasmic-like isoform X3 — protein MHRMEGSADEAAKGVTGLAMEASDSGQQMNKNALKKAEKNQKRGEQKRLKDEAKARKDAEKPSSQAHKSAAADDENMDPTQYFENRIKYLGTQKAEGKNPFPHKFFVTMSIVEYLEKYEGLSNGEHLEDISESLAGRIMSKRSSSSKLFFYDLHGGGAKVQVMADASKSGMDEAEFSKFHASVKRGDIVGVTGFPGKTKKGELSIFPKRFIVLSHCLHMMPRQKAAPALENANNNIKKMNAWVPGTTRNPVTYSLKDQETRYRQRYLDLMLNGEVRQIFKTRSKIISYVRRFLENLDFLEVETPMMNMIAGGAAARPFVTHHNELNMKLYMRIAPELYLKELVVGGLDRVYEIGKQFRNEGIDLTHNPEFTTCEFYMAFADYNDLMGLTEKMLNGMVKELTGGSKIKYHANGLDKDPIEIDFTPPFRRIDMIEDLEKEANLNIPKDLSSEEANMYLADACLKFDIKCPPPQTTTRLLDKLVGHFLEEKCVNPTFIINHPEIMSPLAKWHRDRPGLTERFELFINKHELCNAYTELNDPVVQRQRFAEQLKDRQSGDDEAMALDETFCTALEYGLPPTGGWGLGIDRLAMILTDSQNIKEVLLFPAMKPQDEPPAKATE, from the exons ATGCACAG GATGGAAGGCTCTGCAGATGAGGCTGCGAAAGGAGTTACTGGCTTAGCAATGGAAGCATCTGATTCGGGACAACAGATGAACAAGAA CGCACTCAAGAAGGCGGAGAAGAACCAGAAGAGGGGAGAGCAAAAGAGGCTCAAAGATGAGGCGAAGGCGAGAAAG GATGCTGAAAAACCCAGCTCTCAGGCTCATAAATCTGCTGCTGCTGATGACGAGAATATGGATCCAACG CAATACTTCGAGAACAGGATAAAGTATCTTGGAACTCAGAAGGCTGAAGGGAAGAATCCGTTTCCTCACAAATTCTTTGTTACAATGTCAATTGTAGAATACTTGGAAAAATATGAAGGCCTAAGTAATGGAGAGCATCTTGAGGATATCTCAGAATCTTTGGCTG GTCGAATTATGAGTAAAAGATCTTCCTCCTCAAAGCTGTTCTTTTATGATTTacatggtggaggtgctaaagTGCAAGTTATGGCTGATGCAAG CAAGTCAGGCATGGATGAAGCTGAATTTTCTAAGTTCCATGCCAGTGTCAAGCGTGGAGATATTGTTGGTGTTACTGGGTTTCCAG gaaaaactaaaaaaggGGAGCTAAGCATTTTCCCAAAAAGGTTCATAGTTTTATCCCATTGTCTCCACATGATGCCAAGGCAAAAAGCTGCTCCTGCGTTGGAGAATGCCAATAATAATATAAAG AAAATGAATGCGTGGGTCCCAGGAACTACCCGAAATCCTGTAACATATAGTTTAAAAGATCAG GAAACTAGATATCGTCAACGCTATCTGGACTTGATGTTGAATGGGGAAGTTCGACAAATATTCAAAACGAGATCAAAGATCATTTCATATGTTAGGAGATTTCTTGAAAACCTTGATTTTTTGGAG GTTGAGACACCTATGATGAACATGATTGCTGGTGGCGCTGCTGCCCGTCCTTTTGTGACACATCACAATGAGCTAAACATGAAGCTTTACATGCGTATTGCACCTGAACTCTATCTGAAGGAGCTTGTTGTTGGTGGACTAGACCGTGTGTATGAGATTGGAAAACAATTCAGAAATGAGGGAATTGATTTGACGCATAATCCAGAGTTCACCACTTGTGAGTTCTATATGGCTTTTGCAGACTACAATGACTTGATGGGTCTCACTGAGAAAATGTTAAATG GGATGGTTAAGGAGCTTACAGGCGGTTCTAAGATAAAATATCATGCAAATGGCCTTGACAAGGATCCAATTGAGATTGACTTCACTCCTCCATTCAG GAGGATTGATATGATAGAAGACTTGGAAAAAGAGGCCAATCTTAATATACCAAAGGACTTGTCAAGTGAGGAAGCTAACATGTATTTGGCAGATGCATGCTTGAAGTTTGATATCAAATGCCCCCCTCCTCAAACAACAACTCGTTTATTGGACAAA CTTGTTGGGCACTTTCTGGAAGAGAAGTGTGTTAACCCAACTTTCATCATTAACCATCCAGAAATAATGAGTCCTTTGGCAAAGTGGCATAGAGATAGACCTGGCCTCACTGAGCGTTTTGAATTGTTTATCAACAAACATGAG CTTTGCAATGCATACACTGAATTAAATGATCCTGTAGTTCAACGACAGCGATTTGCTGAACAACTTAAG GACCGACAATCTGGTGATGATGAAGCCATGGCTTTGGATGAAACATTCTGCACAGCTCTCGAGTATGGTTTGCCTCCAACTGGTGGGTGGGGATTGGGTATCGATCGTCTTGCCATGATATTGACTGATTCTCAGAATATCAAG GAAGTTCTCCTCTTTCCTGCTATGAAACCCCAAGATGAGCCACCTGCTAAAG CAACTGAGTGA
- the LOC120013888 gene encoding lysine--tRNA ligase, cytoplasmic-like isoform X4 — protein MHRMEGSADEAAKGVTGLAMEASDSGQQMNKNALKKAEKNQKRGEQKRLKDEAKARKDAEKPSSQAHKSAAADDENMDPTQYFENRIKYLGTQKAEGKNPFPHKFFVTMSIVEYLEKYEGLSNGEHLEDISESLAGRIMSKRSSSSKLFFYDLHGGGAKVQVMADASKSGMDEAEFSKFHASVKRGDIVGVTGFPGKTKKGELSIFPKRFIVLSHCLHMMPRQKAAPALENANNNIKKMNAWVPGTTRNPVTYSLKDQETRYRQRYLDLMLNGEVRQIFKTRSKIISYVRRFLENLDFLEVETPMMNMIAGGAAARPFVTHHNELNMKLYMRIAPELYLKELVVGGLDRVYEIGKQFRNEGIDLTHNPEFTTCEFYMAFADYNDLMGLTEKMLNGMVKELTGGSKIKYHANGLDKDPIEIDFTPPFRRIDMIEDLEKEANLNIPKDLSSEEANMYLADACLKFDIKCPPPQTTTRLLDKLVGHFLEEKCVNPTFIINHPEIMSPLAKWHRDRPGLTERFELFINKHEDRQSGDDEAMALDETFCTALEYGLPPTGGWGLGIDRLAMILTDSQNIKEVLLFPAMKPQDEPPAKGILLRPLI, from the exons ATGCACAG GATGGAAGGCTCTGCAGATGAGGCTGCGAAAGGAGTTACTGGCTTAGCAATGGAAGCATCTGATTCGGGACAACAGATGAACAAGAA CGCACTCAAGAAGGCGGAGAAGAACCAGAAGAGGGGAGAGCAAAAGAGGCTCAAAGATGAGGCGAAGGCGAGAAAG GATGCTGAAAAACCCAGCTCTCAGGCTCATAAATCTGCTGCTGCTGATGACGAGAATATGGATCCAACG CAATACTTCGAGAACAGGATAAAGTATCTTGGAACTCAGAAGGCTGAAGGGAAGAATCCGTTTCCTCACAAATTCTTTGTTACAATGTCAATTGTAGAATACTTGGAAAAATATGAAGGCCTAAGTAATGGAGAGCATCTTGAGGATATCTCAGAATCTTTGGCTG GTCGAATTATGAGTAAAAGATCTTCCTCCTCAAAGCTGTTCTTTTATGATTTacatggtggaggtgctaaagTGCAAGTTATGGCTGATGCAAG CAAGTCAGGCATGGATGAAGCTGAATTTTCTAAGTTCCATGCCAGTGTCAAGCGTGGAGATATTGTTGGTGTTACTGGGTTTCCAG gaaaaactaaaaaaggGGAGCTAAGCATTTTCCCAAAAAGGTTCATAGTTTTATCCCATTGTCTCCACATGATGCCAAGGCAAAAAGCTGCTCCTGCGTTGGAGAATGCCAATAATAATATAAAG AAAATGAATGCGTGGGTCCCAGGAACTACCCGAAATCCTGTAACATATAGTTTAAAAGATCAG GAAACTAGATATCGTCAACGCTATCTGGACTTGATGTTGAATGGGGAAGTTCGACAAATATTCAAAACGAGATCAAAGATCATTTCATATGTTAGGAGATTTCTTGAAAACCTTGATTTTTTGGAG GTTGAGACACCTATGATGAACATGATTGCTGGTGGCGCTGCTGCCCGTCCTTTTGTGACACATCACAATGAGCTAAACATGAAGCTTTACATGCGTATTGCACCTGAACTCTATCTGAAGGAGCTTGTTGTTGGTGGACTAGACCGTGTGTATGAGATTGGAAAACAATTCAGAAATGAGGGAATTGATTTGACGCATAATCCAGAGTTCACCACTTGTGAGTTCTATATGGCTTTTGCAGACTACAATGACTTGATGGGTCTCACTGAGAAAATGTTAAATG GGATGGTTAAGGAGCTTACAGGCGGTTCTAAGATAAAATATCATGCAAATGGCCTTGACAAGGATCCAATTGAGATTGACTTCACTCCTCCATTCAG GAGGATTGATATGATAGAAGACTTGGAAAAAGAGGCCAATCTTAATATACCAAAGGACTTGTCAAGTGAGGAAGCTAACATGTATTTGGCAGATGCATGCTTGAAGTTTGATATCAAATGCCCCCCTCCTCAAACAACAACTCGTTTATTGGACAAA CTTGTTGGGCACTTTCTGGAAGAGAAGTGTGTTAACCCAACTTTCATCATTAACCATCCAGAAATAATGAGTCCTTTGGCAAAGTGGCATAGAGATAGACCTGGCCTCACTGAGCGTTTTGAATTGTTTATCAACAAACATGAG GACCGACAATCTGGTGATGATGAAGCCATGGCTTTGGATGAAACATTCTGCACAGCTCTCGAGTATGGTTTGCCTCCAACTGGTGGGTGGGGATTGGGTATCGATCGTCTTGCCATGATATTGACTGATTCTCAGAATATCAAG GAAGTTCTCCTCTTTCCTGCTATGAAACCCCAAGATGAGCCACCTGCTAAAGGTATTTTGTTACGGCCTTTAATATGA
- the LOC120013888 gene encoding lysine--tRNA ligase, cytoplasmic-like isoform X2, whose translation MEGSADEAAKGVTGLAMEASDSGQQMNKNALKKAEKNQKRGEQKRLKDEAKARKDAEKPSSQAHKSAAADDENMDPTQYFENRIKYLGTQKAEGKNPFPHKFFVTMSIVEYLEKYEGLSNGEHLEDISESLAGRIMSKRSSSSKLFFYDLHGGGAKVQVMADASKSGMDEAEFSKFHASVKRGDIVGVTGFPGKTKKGELSIFPKRFIVLSHCLHMMPRQKAAPALENANNNIKKMNAWVPGTTRNPVTYSLKDQETRYRQRYLDLMLNGEVRQIFKTRSKIISYVRRFLENLDFLEVETPMMNMIAGGAAARPFVTHHNELNMKLYMRIAPELYLKELVVGGLDRVYEIGKQFRNEGIDLTHNPEFTTCEFYMAFADYNDLMGLTEKMLNGMVKELTGGSKIKYHANGLDKDPIEIDFTPPFRRIDMIEDLEKEANLNIPKDLSSEEANMYLADACLKFDIKCPPPQTTTRLLDKLVGHFLEEKCVNPTFIINHPEIMSPLAKWHRDRPGLTERFELFINKHELCNAYTELNDPVVQRQRFAEQLKDRQSGDDEAMALDETFCTALEYGLPPTGGWGLGIDRLAMILTDSQNIKEVLLFPAMKPQDEPPAKGILLRPLI comes from the exons ATGGAAGGCTCTGCAGATGAGGCTGCGAAAGGAGTTACTGGCTTAGCAATGGAAGCATCTGATTCGGGACAACAGATGAACAAGAA CGCACTCAAGAAGGCGGAGAAGAACCAGAAGAGGGGAGAGCAAAAGAGGCTCAAAGATGAGGCGAAGGCGAGAAAG GATGCTGAAAAACCCAGCTCTCAGGCTCATAAATCTGCTGCTGCTGATGACGAGAATATGGATCCAACG CAATACTTCGAGAACAGGATAAAGTATCTTGGAACTCAGAAGGCTGAAGGGAAGAATCCGTTTCCTCACAAATTCTTTGTTACAATGTCAATTGTAGAATACTTGGAAAAATATGAAGGCCTAAGTAATGGAGAGCATCTTGAGGATATCTCAGAATCTTTGGCTG GTCGAATTATGAGTAAAAGATCTTCCTCCTCAAAGCTGTTCTTTTATGATTTacatggtggaggtgctaaagTGCAAGTTATGGCTGATGCAAG CAAGTCAGGCATGGATGAAGCTGAATTTTCTAAGTTCCATGCCAGTGTCAAGCGTGGAGATATTGTTGGTGTTACTGGGTTTCCAG gaaaaactaaaaaaggGGAGCTAAGCATTTTCCCAAAAAGGTTCATAGTTTTATCCCATTGTCTCCACATGATGCCAAGGCAAAAAGCTGCTCCTGCGTTGGAGAATGCCAATAATAATATAAAG AAAATGAATGCGTGGGTCCCAGGAACTACCCGAAATCCTGTAACATATAGTTTAAAAGATCAG GAAACTAGATATCGTCAACGCTATCTGGACTTGATGTTGAATGGGGAAGTTCGACAAATATTCAAAACGAGATCAAAGATCATTTCATATGTTAGGAGATTTCTTGAAAACCTTGATTTTTTGGAG GTTGAGACACCTATGATGAACATGATTGCTGGTGGCGCTGCTGCCCGTCCTTTTGTGACACATCACAATGAGCTAAACATGAAGCTTTACATGCGTATTGCACCTGAACTCTATCTGAAGGAGCTTGTTGTTGGTGGACTAGACCGTGTGTATGAGATTGGAAAACAATTCAGAAATGAGGGAATTGATTTGACGCATAATCCAGAGTTCACCACTTGTGAGTTCTATATGGCTTTTGCAGACTACAATGACTTGATGGGTCTCACTGAGAAAATGTTAAATG GGATGGTTAAGGAGCTTACAGGCGGTTCTAAGATAAAATATCATGCAAATGGCCTTGACAAGGATCCAATTGAGATTGACTTCACTCCTCCATTCAG GAGGATTGATATGATAGAAGACTTGGAAAAAGAGGCCAATCTTAATATACCAAAGGACTTGTCAAGTGAGGAAGCTAACATGTATTTGGCAGATGCATGCTTGAAGTTTGATATCAAATGCCCCCCTCCTCAAACAACAACTCGTTTATTGGACAAA CTTGTTGGGCACTTTCTGGAAGAGAAGTGTGTTAACCCAACTTTCATCATTAACCATCCAGAAATAATGAGTCCTTTGGCAAAGTGGCATAGAGATAGACCTGGCCTCACTGAGCGTTTTGAATTGTTTATCAACAAACATGAG CTTTGCAATGCATACACTGAATTAAATGATCCTGTAGTTCAACGACAGCGATTTGCTGAACAACTTAAG GACCGACAATCTGGTGATGATGAAGCCATGGCTTTGGATGAAACATTCTGCACAGCTCTCGAGTATGGTTTGCCTCCAACTGGTGGGTGGGGATTGGGTATCGATCGTCTTGCCATGATATTGACTGATTCTCAGAATATCAAG GAAGTTCTCCTCTTTCCTGCTATGAAACCCCAAGATGAGCCACCTGCTAAAGGTATTTTGTTACGGCCTTTAATATGA
- the LOC120011798 gene encoding protein N-lysine methyltransferase METTL21A-like, translating into MASQHEDDDEDDIDPIKMLLQNKLEIDNRLPTEHDAEETQRHYIRSIDSTVVIRQLPFEGLSFQLWPAATTLVTLLDNHRVDPTNIALSRTLSTVSKGLDHPKINILELGSGTGLVGIAAASILGANVTVTDLPHVISNLEFNIEANADILTLQGGSVRAKPLRWGEAEDVEKIGRDYDLIMASDVVYHQHLFEPLIETLRLLLGGEERMVFVMAHLKRWKKESAFFKRAKKLFQVETIHVDNPREGSRTGVVVYRFAAKQQKLTIC; encoded by the coding sequence ATGGCCTCTCAACACGAAGACGATGACGAAGACGACATAGACCCAATCAAAATGCTCCTACAGAACAAACTCGAAATTGACAATAGATTACCTACCGAACACGATGCTGAGGAGACGCAGCGCCATTACATCCGCTCGATCGACTCGACGGTGGTGATCAGACAGCTCCCATTCGAAGGTCTCTCATTCCAGCTCTGGCCAGCGGCGACAACTCTCGTCACTCTCCTCGACAACCATCGCGTTGACCCTACCAACATCGCGCTCTCCCGCACTCTATCAACCGTATCCAAAGGCCTAGATCATCCCAAAATTAACATCCTCGAACTCGGATCCGGCACCGGCCTCGTCGGAATCGCAGCCGCCTCCATTCTCGGAGCTAACGTCACGGTCACCGACCTTCCACACGTCATTTCCAATCTTGAATTCAATATTGAAGCCAACGCTGACATTTTGACGCTTCAAGGAGGTTCCGTCCGTGCGAAGCCACTTAGATGGGGAGAGGCCGAGGATGTGGAGAAGATTGGGCGGGATTATGATCTGATAATGGCATCTGATGTGGTTTATCATCAACACCTGTTTGAACCTCTGATCGAAACCCTACGATTATTGCTGGGAGGGGAAGAAAGGATGGTGTTTGTTATGGCTCATTTGAAGAGATGGAAAAAGGAGTCTGCGTTCTTCAAGAGGGCAAAGAAACTTTTTCAAGTGGAGACCATACACGTGGATAATCCTCGAGAAGGGTCTAGGACTGGGGTCGTTGTTTACCGTTTCGCGGCCAAGCAACAAAAACTGACCATCTGTTAA